One stretch of Ammospiza nelsoni isolate bAmmNel1 chromosome 21, bAmmNel1.pri, whole genome shotgun sequence DNA includes these proteins:
- the MRPS23 gene encoding small ribosomal subunit protein mS23 has protein sequence MAATAGSRTQKIGSVFSRTRNLVRIGLLRKPLWLDVYAAFPPLREPVYRVPRPRYGSGDPVAAVLYREDTVRAKFYKVYGNGPKPFDLTQLNFKSTCQRFVEKYNELKEEGKIEEEKLFEETGKALLASGILLQRRGVDRGAAPRDAASQPQLQAVPGELQDERKDGQEQPPELAGTQKDSPCPS, from the exons ATGGCCGCCACGGCCGGGAGCCGCACGCAGAAGATCGGGAGCGTCTTCAGCCG GACGCGGAACCTGGTGCGCATCGGGCTGCTGCGGAAGCCGCTGTGGCTGGACGTGTACGCCGCGTTCCCGCCGCTGCGGGAGCCCGTGTACCGCGTGCCGCGGCCGCGCTACGGGAGCGGGGACCCCGTCGCAGCCGTGCTCTACCGGGAGGACACCGTGCGGGC GAAGTTTTACAAAGTTTATGGCAATGGCCCCAAACCTTTTGACCTGACGCAGTTAAACTTCAAATCCACCTGCCAGAG GTTTGTTGAGAAATACAATGAACTGAAGGAAGAGGGGAAGATTGAAGAGGAGAAATTGTttgaagaaacaggaaaagccCTTTTGGCCAGTGGGATCCTGTTACAGAGAAGAGGAGTGGACAGA GGTGCTGCACCCAGGGATGCTgcctcacagccccagctgcaggccGTGCCGGGGGAGCTCCAGGACGAGAGGAAGGacgggcaggagcagccaccagagctggcagggacacagaaggacagtccctgtccctcctga